A region of the Agrobacterium sp. RAC06 genome:
CTGGTGCCTGCCTGGTCGATCCCGGGCAATACCGGCTTCAAGGCCATGCTGGCCGAAGGTGAAAAACGCACCCTGAAGCCTGTCGAGGTGGTGTCCAGCGATGTCGCCTTCCTTCAGTATACCGGCGGCACCACGGGGGTTTCCAAGGGCGCGACGCTCACCCATGCCAACCTGCTCGCCAACAAACAGCAGATCGCGCTCTGGCTGGAAGCCGCCTTTGCCGGGCAGAACCGCCCTGACGTGCTGAACTTCGTCTGCGCGCTGCCGCTCTATCATATTTTCGCGCTGACCGTGAATTCGCTGATGGGCGTGGCGCTCGGTGCGCACAACCTGCTGATCGCCAATCCGCGCGACATCCCGGCCTTCATCAAGGAGCTGCAGAGCTTCAAGGCGCATGTCTTCCCGGGCCTGAATACGCTGTTCAACGCGATGATGAACAATCCGGAATTCAAGAAGATCGACTTCTCGTCGCTGATGCTTGTGCTCGGCGGCGGCATGGCGATCCAGCGACCGGTTGCCGAGCGCTGGCTGGAGATGACGGGGCGTCCGATCACCGAAGGCTATGGCCTCTCCGAAACATCGCCGGTTGCGACCGTCAACCGCCTCGATGCGCGTGAGTTCACCGGCATGATCGGCCTGCCGCTGCCTTCTACCGACATCGAGATCCGTGACGAGGATGGTGTCACGATGGCGATCGGCGAAGTCGGCGAGATCTGCATCCGCGGCCCCCAGGTCATGGCCGGCTACTGGCAGCGCCCGGAAGAGACCGCCAAGGTGATGAGCGATGACGGCTTCTTCCGCTCCGGCGACATGGGCCTGATGGACGAACGCGGCTATGTGAAGATCGTCGACCGCAAGAAGGACATGATCCTCGTCTCCGGCTTCAACGTCTATCCGAACGAGATCGAGGAAGTGGCTGTCATGCATGCCGGCGTGCTCGAATGTGCTGCCGTCGGCGTGCCGGACGAGCATTCGGGCGAAGCGGTGAAGCTCTTCGTGGTCAAGAAGGACGAGAACCTGACCATCGACGAGCTGAAGGCGCATTGCGCCGCCAATCTCACCAACTACAAGCGGCCGCGCTATATCGAATTCCGCACCGAACTGCCGAAAACCAATGTCGGCAAGATCCTGCGGCGCGAGTTGCGCGACGGAAAATAAATCGATTTAAATTTGGGGAGGCTCTAGCCTCCCCTTCGTCTTGATCCCGTCTCAACTCGCTAATAAGGTCCCCGGCATCATCGTCGAACCAGGGACATTCCGATGCAATCCATCATCGACACGCTGACGAGCACGGTCGCCGCCACCCATGCCGAAGACCTGCGCGCCGCCTTTGCCGCCGATCCTGAGCGCTTCAGCCGGTTTTCCGCTTCGCTCGACGACCTCATGATGGATTACTCCAAATGCGCCGTAAACGACGAGGTGCTCGATCAGCTCGAGCAGCTGCTGGTGACGGCCGGGGTCGCCGAAAAGCGCGACGAGATGTTCTCGGGCGCATCGATCAATTTCACCGAGGGGCGCGCCGTTCTCCACACGGCGCTGCGCAACCGCTCCAACCGTCCCGTCATGGTCGATGGGCGCGATGTCATGCCTGATGTGAACGGCGTGCTCGACGCCATGGGCAAGTTCGCCGAT
Encoded here:
- a CDS encoding long-chain fatty acid--CoA ligase, producing the protein MTETLSRLSGRAAEKIWVNSYPASVPAEIAPHAHPSLGALFEASCAKFADRLAFSSMGRGMTFRELEQQSRKVGAWLQSKGLVKGDRVAVMTPNILQNPVTVYGILRAGMTVVNVNPLYTPRELEHQLKDSGAKAIVVLENFAHTVEQVVARTDVKHVVVCTMGDMLGLKGHIVNLVVRKVKKLVPAWSIPGNTGFKAMLAEGEKRTLKPVEVVSSDVAFLQYTGGTTGVSKGATLTHANLLANKQQIALWLEAAFAGQNRPDVLNFVCALPLYHIFALTVNSLMGVALGAHNLLIANPRDIPAFIKELQSFKAHVFPGLNTLFNAMMNNPEFKKIDFSSLMLVLGGGMAIQRPVAERWLEMTGRPITEGYGLSETSPVATVNRLDAREFTGMIGLPLPSTDIEIRDEDGVTMAIGEVGEICIRGPQVMAGYWQRPEETAKVMSDDGFFRSGDMGLMDERGYVKIVDRKKDMILVSGFNVYPNEIEEVAVMHAGVLECAAVGVPDEHSGEAVKLFVVKKDENLTIDELKAHCAANLTNYKRPRYIEFRTELPKTNVGKILRRELRDGK